From the Thermoplasmata archaeon genome, the window AAACTACCAGAACCAGAGTAGGAATAAACAAGGATGTACCATGTCCCACTAGATGGGCTGGAAATTGTGATACTTTCCGTGGATGTTGAGCCGATGCTTCTATAGTCATAGGATGATGTGGAAGGATTTGCACCATTTTTCACATAGAGATCAAAGTCAGTACCACTTGGACCTATAAGCTCAATCTTCAGCTGACTTTTTCCACTTGGGATTGTGATGAAGTAGTATGCCTTTGCTCCCGTTGCACTCAACGAGCCGGTCTTTGCCACACCATCTGTCAGTTCTCCCGTATCCGTGGAAGTGGATGTGGATGCCTTGATTGTAAATGTGCCAGAGCCAGAGTAGGAGTACACATAGATGTACCATGTGCCTGCAGCTGGGTTCGTAATTGACACTGTTTCAGATGCGGATGATGTTGTGCCCTTGTAATCATAGCTTGAGGTTGTTGGCATTGCACCGAGTTTCACATAAACATCAAAGTCAGTGCCACTTGGGCCAGTCATTTCAATCTTGAGCTGTGCCTTGCCAGATGGTATTGTTATGCTGTAGTACTTGCCATCCTTTGAGGCACTCAGTGAACCAGTGGCTGTCGCTCCGTCTGTCAATTGAGTAACATTAGTGCTTGAGGTGCTTGTTATGGCTTTGATTGTGAATGTCCCAGAGCCAGAGTAGGAGTACACCATGAAGTACCAATCACCTGCTGTGGGATTTGTGACATTAATTGTCTCAGTTGAGGTTGAACCAATGCTTCGGTAATCATAGGTGGAAGTCGTTGGCTTTGCTCCGAGTTTTGCATAGAGGTCGAAGTCAGTGCCGCTCGCTCCAGTAAGCTCAACTTTCAACTCTGTTTTTCCAGACCCGACAGCTAGCAGGTAGTACTTTGCGTCCTTGGCAGCACTGAGAGAGCCTGTTGTCGCAACCCCATCTGTGAGCGCAATTACATCTGTAGAGTTTGCCGTGGTAGTGAGGGTGTAGTCAGAACTCGTTGCAAGATTTCCAGCAGCATCTACCGATTTGACTCTAAAGTGATAAGTTGTTGAGGCGGTTAATCCTGAAAGAATAATGGAATGGGAAGTGACACTGCTTGAATCCGATACTGTATGTCCATACGCACTCGTGGTCCCGTATTCCACAACACTTGTGCTGGGCTCGTTTGTGTCCCAGGCAATTTCAGCGGTGGCTGTAGAAACATTGTTTACATGCACATTTGTTATTTCAGGCGGCGTCGTGTCAGCGCTAAGAGCAAGGGTATGGAACACATCCACAATTTTGTTGATTGCAAGGGAGAGTGAACGTCCTGCAGACTTGACATATACACTATTTCCCCAGTTGTAGTTCTGGTCCATCCATGTGCAGTTCATTATCCCAAGCCCTGCATTTCCAAAAGTGGTGTTGTATGCGAGTTGAAGAGTAGCATCATAAGCTGAAATGACATCTAGTGTGCCATCAAACTGGATGTATGGGTCAAACAGGGTGGAGTTGTAGGTCTGTGTGTATTTGTTCACATATTCCTCATAATCCGAATGGTGCTTTTCCTCACCCCAGTCAGTTCCTGCAGCCATCACATGTCCGAAAACAGTCACATCTACTACATAATGAGAAAGAATTCCTGCGTAAAGAGCGGCACCACTAGAATTGCCAGCTCTCAATTTCTGAATGGCAATCTGGAAGCATTCTTCAGCTCTTTTTGCACTTGCATTATCCTGTAACTCTCCACTAGCATAGTAATATACATGATGCAAGACCACATCGCCAATGCCACCTGGCAGGTTGGAATTATCTGGTAATTCTGTTCCTAACATCCAGGCATTTCTGTTTGTCACTATGTAGTTTTTCTCGTTATCAGGAAGGTAAGCAAGGGCTCTATCCACAATCCAGTCATGGGTACCGTATGCTGGGGAATTTGGATCCAAAGAATCGCCACCATTAGACCACCCTTCAACATTAAACTGCGTAAGGAAAAATGTTAAGCCCGTGGTAAGCAATAATAAAGAGATAATTAGAGATACCACATTTGCCCTTCCTTCTTTTTTCCTCTGGACGCACCCCTTAACACTTTTTCTAGCACCCATCCTTAGACCCCGAATGCGGATTGCCTTTGGGGTATATATATTAAGTTTGGTTATTACCAGATTCTACCACATTCTTGATTTTTAACAACTCAACCATGTTAACAGAAGATTATGTAGCAAACATTTCTCCTCTAAATCATTCATCTAGCTCACGCCAACTCGGACTTTCCAACCACTTCCTTAATATAGCCCTATCTTATGAGTGGCTCTGATGACTGCAGGAGAACCAACAAATAGCAAAATGAATGCTTCGCTAGACCATGGAAAGAAGCAATCAAAATTGAAAAAATACCTGAAGGGTTGGGTGCGGGACATTCTGGTCTCATTCGCTGTTGTAGGCACACTCATCCTCATTCTCTACGCCTATTCTGGACTCTGGCCATTTCTTGTGGTAGTTGAAAGCGGGAGTATGCAACACAGTGCAGAAAGTCAGATTGGTGTGATTGACACTGGAGATATGGTGCTTGTGAAAAAGCTCGGCTCAACTTCAGAAATCACCACATACATTCAGGGTAAAATTTCTGGTTATTCAACCTATGGGAGTTATGGCGATGTCATTGTTTATAAAAAGAATGGACATGACGATGCCACACCAGTAATCCATAGAGCTGTGCTCTTTCTGAAGTACAACGCAACTGCAAATGCGTTTGACATCCCTGAACTCAACACTCCTTCACTTGTG encodes:
- a CDS encoding pre-peptidase C-terminal domain-containing protein, which gives rise to MGARKSVKGCVQRKKEGRANVVSLIISLLLLTTGLTFFLTQFNVEGWSNGGDSLDPNSPAYGTHDWIVDRALAYLPDNEKNYIVTNRNAWMLGTELPDNSNLPGGIGDVVLHHVYYYASGELQDNASAKRAEECFQIAIQKLRAGNSSGAALYAGILSHYVVDVTVFGHVMAAGTDWGEEKHHSDYEEYVNKYTQTYNSTLFDPYIQFDGTLDVISAYDATLQLAYNTTFGNAGLGIMNCTWMDQNYNWGNSVYVKSAGRSLSLAINKIVDVFHTLALSADTTPPEITNVHVNNVSTATAEIAWDTNEPSTSVVEYGTTSAYGHTVSDSSSVTSHSIILSGLTASTTYHFRVKSVDAAGNLATSSDYTLTTTANSTDVIALTDGVATTGSLSAAKDAKYYLLAVGSGKTELKVELTGASGTDFDLYAKLGAKPTTSTYDYRSIGSTSTETINVTNPTAGDWYFMVYSYSGSGTFTIKAITSTSSTNVTQLTDGATATGSLSASKDGKYYSITIPSGKAQLKIEMTGPSGTDFDVYVKLGAMPTTSSYDYKGTTSSASETVSITNPAAGTWYIYVYSYSGSGTFTIKASTSTSTDTGELTDGVAKTGSLSATGAKAYYFITIPSGKSQLKIELIGPSGTDFDLYVKNGANPSTSSYDYRSIGSTSTESITISSPSSGTWYILVYSYSGSGSFTIKATTEE